The following DNA comes from Deinococcus sp. NW-56.
CCATCCGGGATGTCCTGAACGCCTTGCTGTGGATGGCCCGCACGGGGGCGCAGTGGAGCTATCTTCCAAACGACTTTCCTCCTGCGGAGACGGTGCGCCAACAGGCGCACCGTTGGTTCGTGGCAGGCTGCTTCGAGAATGCCGCCCACGACCTGCGAATCCTGGCCCGGGTGGAGCAAGGTCGAGATCCCGAGCCGTCCGCGGTGGTCATGGACAGCCGAACCCTCCAAAGCACACCTGAAAGCGGTCACCGTGCGGGCTATGACGGGGCCAAGAAGCGCAAGGGCACCAAGGTTCACCTCGCCGTGGACACCCTGGGACACGTGCTGGCTATCCTCACTTCCCCAGCCAACGAACAGGACAGGGCACAGGTCAAAGACCTGTGCCTAGAGGTGCAGGAAGCCACCGGAGCACAGGTGGAAGTCGCCTTCGTGGATCAAGGGTATACGGGAGTCCAGACCGCGTTAGACGCGACGGATGCGGGCGTCGAGCTGGTCGTCGTGAAGCGTCCAGAAGCGACCAAGGGGTTCATCCTGCTTCCGAAACGCTGGGTGGTTGAACGTTCGTTTGCGTGGCTGGCACGCTTCCGGAGGCTGAGCCGAGATCTGGAACGCCTTCCCTCCACATTGGTTGGGTTCCACTTCCTCGCCGCCTGCATTCTGCTCTGCCACAACCTCACGCCACTTTTTGCTTAGGGTTCTTGGCAGCCTCTAGCTGTACTTCGGGGATATTCAGGGGCCGCTGAATAAGGCGGTGCAGGTGTGACATCGGCGGCAAGGAGGTGGCAGGGGCAAGTCCCCTGCCACCTCCGCTCGAATGGCCGGAATGGTGTCGCCTCTGAGGTCGTCGGGCTGGGTGAGGCGAAGCCATTGCAGGAAGGTCAGGGCCACCATACACAGCACGGCGTGGTGATGCAGACCTTGCCAGGACCGGCCCTCGAAGTGGTCCAGCCCGACTTCGTCCTTCAGCTCCCGGTGGCTCAGCTCACACGCCCAGCGGCGCTTGGTGACTTCCACCAACCGCGACAACGGCGTGTCAGGGGGCAGATTGCAGACGTAGTATTTGCGCTCCTCACCTCGTCGCTGTTCTCCGATGATCCAGGCGGCTTGACCCGGCAGATGTTGACTGCGAGCGTACTCCTCCCCGTCTGCCAGGCGAACGTATTCAGCCGCGAAGCGTCCGGAGAGCGGGCCTTTGGTTCCATGTCGCCATACCAGGTGCTGCCATGCAGCACCCGCCAGCACTTCTTCTACCGACAGTCGGTCCTCGGATGGGGTTGGGTGCGTCGGTTTCCTGCCCCGGAAGATCCGAGGGATGGGGATCAAGCGAACGTCCCTGGGATAGACCGTCTGCGTGCGGGTGATGCCGACCGACCACAGCAGTCCTCGCTCGGTGAGTGCCTGCCGGAACCGGGCGTTCACGCCGTACCCCGCATCCGCCAGAACCATGCCGAAGGTGACGTGTGGACGCACCCGGTCCAACTCTTTCAGCGCCAGTTCGCACTTGGTCTGTGGCGGCTGGTGTTCCAACGGAACACCAGCCGCCCTGAGCCGAGCGGGATCGTTGGTCCACTCCTGTGGCAAGAAGAGCCGTAGGGCGAGCGGAACCGGCAAGTCGTGCTGGGCCAACGTCAGGGAGACGAGGCATTGACAGGGGGTGATCTTCCCGACCTGCCCGGAATACTGACGGGCGACGCCGACAGACTTGGTGCCGAACTTTGTCAAGCAGGTGTCGTCGATGATCAGCACGGCGTCTTTGCCACCCAGCATCTGCTGAGCCCGCTGAGCGAGCAGGGTTTCCAGGGGTTCGGTCAGCCAGGGGCTGTCGGTGATGAACTGCTGGAGATGGTCCTCTTTCCCGGGCGCCACGACGGCAGCCAAGGGCTGCATGCTTTTTCGGTGGACCGTGCTGCACAATCCACGGACGTACAGAGGCGCCCAGGTCCGCTGGGCTCGGTGGCGAAAATGCACCAGAAAGGGCGCAAACCAGGTAGGGAAATGTCGGGTCCAGCGAGGCAGAGAACGAGCCATAGCACAGGGGCCAGCATCCGAGATGCTGGCCCCTGTGTCCCCTCCCTGAATATTCCCGAAGTACAGCTAGGCGTCTTCCTCACCAGCCACTTCGCCGAGGACCACCTCTACGCCCTGATGCGCCGGCCCTGGCGGTACGGCGAGCAGCAGTGCCCCCGGCAACCCCTCCTCCACACCATGCTCGGCTGCTTACAGAACGGCCGCCCCGACCTGATCGAGCGCCCCTGCATGCTCATCGCGACCGGCGAGTAAGAGCATGCTGGCCCAACTTCATAGGAAGTCAGGGAACCCTCCCCTGCACTTCCCCGGACCCGTCCAGCCCTGAGCCACCCTGAATGACCCCACGGCACTCCACATATAAACAAAAAAAATGCTAAACTGCACTCGTTGAGGCCGCAACCTCAGCTGGCGAGGTTCCTGGGCCTCACCCTCAGCGCCGCCAGTCACCTGGTCAAGGATCGGGGAGGACCATGCCAAGGGCACTGTCCTCAGACTGCACGCCACCAGGCTTGCCAGGCAGCCCGGTCACCCTGAAGTGTCCAAGGGACGCTGCCGGGGTTCACCTCCGCGCAGGTGACACTCAGTCAAGGACTGACCTTACCTCAATGACGTGAGTCGACGTGCCAAGGGCACCCAGACTCACCTCCGCGCCGAAGGCATAGCGACATGACGCAAACGTTTACACCGACAAGAACGCCCCCCGCTCTCCCCGGTGCCTCACTCCTCGGCCTGAAGGCCACCACCCTGCTGGACTTGGGTGACGCGGTGCACGACGGCTTTGATCCCGTCACGCTGGAACGCCTGGCCAACCACCTGGGGCTCTCGCTGGGCGACACACTCGACCTGATCGGGCTGAGCCCCAGCACCTACCACAGCCACCGGCGTCAGAACCGGCCCATCAAACCGGAAGTCAGTGCCAGTCTCTACCACCTGGCACGCGTCACCGAAGCCGCAGAGCACTACTTCGGCAACACGAAGGCGGCCCACACCTGGCTTCAGACACCCCGGGTGACCTTCGGTTCCCGCACGCCCCTTCAGTTCGCCCTCCTCCCTGGAGGTGCCGAGTACGTGACCACCGTGCTGAGCAGGCTCGAGCACGGAGTCCACACGTGAAGCTGACTCTCCACCGCATCAGCAAACTCCAGTACGCCGCCCTCCCTACCCTCCCCGAACACGGCATCGGTGCCGCACGCTACGGCAGCCGCTGGAACACCCCTGACCCAGGCCAACGGCACGACCGACGCATCATCTTCGCCAGCGACACCCTCACCCAGGCCATGCTGGAAGTCATCGTGCACGTTGACCGCGAAGTCCTCCACACCGTCCCCCATGGCCACGTCACCCTCCAGGTGGATCCCGGAGCCATCGCCGACCTGGACCTCACCCAGCTGCCCAGCACCTGGAACGCCCACCCCGAGACCCCCGCAACCCAGGTCATCGGCGACGAATGGTACGACTTGCAGGCCTCGCCCGTCCTCCGGATCCCCTCGGCCATCCTCCCCCTGTATGCCTATGGCCCTGGCCACGCCAACTACCTCATCAATGCCCGCCATCCTGATCTCGAACGGGCTGTCCAGCTGCTGAGCTGCCATCCCCTCCCCATGGATCCGCGGCTTTAGATCAAAACGACCCAAGACGCGGGGCCCTGAGGGCCCCGCGTCTTGTTCCCTCCCCACCGTGAACTGCACCTCCAGAGCCAGGAAGCTCTGCGGGGCAGCCTTCCCGGCCCTCTTCCCACCCGTCCACTTTGTGGCGTTCCACCTCACGCCACCCGTCCAGCTTGTGGGGTTCCGTCCATCTCCACCCGTCCACTTTGTGGTGACTTTACAGCTGAGCCACCCGTCCAGTTCGTGGGAAAGGCCTGCAGAAGCTTGCCAGTCACACCCGTACACCCGTCCAGTTCGTGGAGCTCCGCCCGTCCACTTTGTGGAGCTTTCCCCCTGTTGGGCCGTCCAGTTCGTGGAACTTCGCCCCTCTTCACCCGTCCACTTCGTAGCGTTTCACCCGTCCACTTTGTGGGGTTTAAAAGAAAAATGCCGTGCAGTAAAGCACCCCTCCTCCTG
Coding sequences within:
- a CDS encoding IS5 family transposase, which produces MTRRGYPSDVDDDTYLFLLPYLLLSRADAGQRKYPIRDVLNALLWMARTGAQWSYLPNDFPPAETVRQQAHRWFVAGCFENAAHDLRILARVEQGRDPEPSAVVMDSRTLQSTPESGHRAGYDGAKKRKGTKVHLAVDTLGHVLAILTSPANEQDRAQVKDLCLEVQEATGAQVEVAFVDQGYTGVQTALDATDAGVELVVVKRPEATKGFILLPKRWVVERSFAWLARFRRLSRDLERLPSTLVGFHFLAACILLCHNLTPLFA
- a CDS encoding IS701 family transposase, with product MARSLPRWTRHFPTWFAPFLVHFRHRAQRTWAPLYVRGLCSTVHRKSMQPLAAVVAPGKEDHLQQFITDSPWLTEPLETLLAQRAQQMLGGKDAVLIIDDTCLTKFGTKSVGVARQYSGQVGKITPCQCLVSLTLAQHDLPVPLALRLFLPQEWTNDPARLRAAGVPLEHQPPQTKCELALKELDRVRPHVTFGMVLADAGYGVNARFRQALTERGLLWSVGITRTQTVYPRDVRLIPIPRIFRGRKPTHPTPSEDRLSVEEVLAGAAWQHLVWRHGTKGPLSGRFAAEYVRLADGEEYARSQHLPGQAAWIIGEQRRGEERKYYVCNLPPDTPLSRLVEVTKRRWACELSHRELKDEVGLDHFEGRSWQGLHHHAVLCMVALTFLQWLRLTQPDDLRGDTIPAIRAEVAGDLPLPPPCRRCHTCTALFSGP
- a CDS encoding antitoxin Xre/MbcA/ParS toxin-binding domain-containing protein, which codes for MTQTFTPTRTPPALPGASLLGLKATTLLDLGDAVHDGFDPVTLERLANHLGLSLGDTLDLIGLSPSTYHSHRRQNRPIKPEVSASLYHLARVTEAAEHYFGNTKAAHTWLQTPRVTFGSRTPLQFALLPGGAEYVTTVLSRLEHGVHT
- a CDS encoding RES family NAD+ phosphorylase; this encodes MKLTLHRISKLQYAALPTLPEHGIGAARYGSRWNTPDPGQRHDRRIIFASDTLTQAMLEVIVHVDREVLHTVPHGHVTLQVDPGAIADLDLTQLPSTWNAHPETPATQVIGDEWYDLQASPVLRIPSAILPLYAYGPGHANYLINARHPDLERAVQLLSCHPLPMDPRL